Within Methyloversatilis discipulorum, the genomic segment CCCGAAGCCACGCGCATGCCGCTGGACAACGAGGTGATGGACATCCTCGGCGTGAAGATACGCAAGGTGGTCATTCCGGTTGCAGCTGGCCGCAACCTGGCGGTGCTGGTCGAGGCCGCCGTGCGTACCACGATACTGAGTTTCCGCGGCATCGATTCGACGCTCGAATTCGTCGAACGCCAGCGCCGCGCCCTCGGCGGGGAGGATGGCTGACCCGGCGACTGTACATGATGATGACATATGCATAACATGCACGACGGCAGCCCGCCCGGGCCGCCGCCGGTATTGTCATTTCATGCTGCACAGCCAGGAGCTCAGTCATGCCGAATACCCGCCTTACGCTCAGCTGCACACTCGTCAGCATCACCCTGCTCGCCTCCTTCCCGCATGCCGCCGTCGCCGGCCCACAGCAGGACAGGATGCGTGCCTGCAACAAGGAGGCGAAGGAAAAGTCGCTGAAGGGCGACGAGCGCAAGTCCTTCATGAGCAGCTGCCTGTCGTCCGGAAAGAGCGAGGCGACGACCACTGCAGACGCATCCGACGATGCTGCAGCGCGCAAGAAGCAGTGTCGCGCCGAAGCCAGCGCCAAATCGCTGAAGGGTGACGAGCGCAAGGCCTTCATCAGCGAGTGCTCGAAGACCTGAACGCGGCAGCATCGGCCCGCCCGCGGTGGCGGGTCGCACCTGCTTTCGTGCGCTATGCAACAAGACGTCCCCGAAAGGCGCGCCGGGCCTGCCGGACAGGCAAAAACCTTTTGGTATAGTCGATCGTCTTCGAACGTCGGAGCTGCCCGATGTTGCGCGACCGATTCCTGCGCCCCGCACTGCTTGCCACCGCCCTCGCCATCGCGGCCCCCGGCGTCCTTGCCTTCAGTTTCTCCGAGGACGCGAAGAAG encodes:
- a CDS encoding PsiF family protein; translated protein: MPNTRLTLSCTLVSITLLASFPHAAVAGPQQDRMRACNKEAKEKSLKGDERKSFMSSCLSSGKSEATTTADASDDAAARKKQCRAEASAKSLKGDERKAFISECSKT